The window CTGGATGAACAGGTGCAGGTCGTGAAAACCCAGGAGCTGCCCGAGTTGTTCGAAGCTCCTCAGCGTGAAGACCGGGGTCCCCGTCAAGACAGAGACCGTGGTGGCTACAGGGGCAACAACGACCGTGGGGGTTCACGTGAAGGTGTCTATGCGGGTCGCGATGGTGGCAACCGCCGTCCACAGGGCCGCAAGCGTTACTGAAGTCCCACCGTTCTGGTCAAACAGAAAGCCTTGATGACCCAGGCCGGTCCAAAACCAAAACACCCCGCCCATGTGATGGGCGGGGTGTTTTGCTGCTGTAAGAGTGAGCGTGTGGGACCTCTGGGGAACAGGGCAAATCAGACCTGTGGAGTGTTGCACCTGACTCCAGAGGTCAGGGTGCTTTAGGAACTGGACCTGTGGATGCCCGCACCATCAGTTCAGGCATCACCCGGGCCAGACGCACTTCTCGGCCTTCCATGAGTTGCAAAAGGGCACGCCCAGCCCGGCGTCCCAGTTCATGCATGGGTTGCCGGATGGTGGTGAGGGGTGGAACTGCGAAAGCAGCGGCCACCGTGTCATCAAAGCCCACCAGAGACACCTGGTGGGGCACCTGTATCCCAAGTTCATGCAGGGCCAGCCTTGCCCCGAGCGCCATCTGGTCGTTGGCCGCGAAAAGGGCGGTGTACTGGACGTGCTGTTCATGCCAGTGCTGCACGGCTTTCAGCCCGGTGGCTTCCTGAAAATCTCCGGTGTAGACCCAGTCCGGGTCTGCATTCAGACCTTCATTGAGCATGGCGTCCTGATAGGCCCGCAGCCGCTCTTGACCGTCCACATGGCCTTGTGGGCCACTGATGTGCACGATCCTCTGGTGCCCGAGGGAGAACAGGTGGTCCATCAGTTGCCGGGTGCTGTGGTACTGGTCCACCTGCACGCACTGGTGCTCGAACTCGGGGATGCTGCGTCCCAGTGCAATGAGGGGAATCTGGCGGGCAATCTGTTGCAGGCGGGTTTCGCCCAGCAGTCCCCCCATCACCATCAGGCCGTCCACCCTGCCCAAGAGGCGCTGGATGGCGCGCTCTTCAAGGTGTTTGTCCCAGTGGGCGTCCAGAAAGATCGGCATGTATTCGGTGCCTTGCAGGGCTTCTTGCAGGCCTTGCAGGGCCGGACCGAAGTAGGGACATCCAAGGTCATGGGTGACCACCCCCACCGTGAGGGTTTTGCCCTGCACCAGACCTTTGGCACTCACATTGGGCTGGTAGGACAGGGCCACAATGGCCTCCTGCACGGTCTGTCGGGTTTGCTGGGTGACCCGGGCGGTGCCGTTGATGATGCGTGACACGGTGCTGGGGGAAACCCCAGCACGCTCTGCCACATCGGCCAGAGTGGTCTTTTTGGGCATGGCGCCTCAGGATTCCACCGGAATCCGCAAAAAGTCACGGTACCAGTTCCCGGACGTTTTGAGGGTGCGCTGCTGGGTGGAGAAGTCCACGTGCACCATCCCGAAACGTTTGTCGTACCCTTCGGCCCATTCGAAATTGTCGAGCAAACTCCACGCGAAGTAACCCTCCAGAGGAACACCAGCCTGGACCACGTTCAGGCATTCTTGAATGTGGTCTTCCAGAAATTGCCTGCGGTCCTCATCGTCCACTTGACCATCCACCATTTCTTCCTCGAAGGTGGCTCCGTTTTCGGTGATGTAGATTTTCTCTGGGGCGTAATCCTCGTGGATGCGTTTCAGAAGCGCGGTGAGGCCTTCAGGGAACACCTCCCAGTCAAAGTGGGTGCGTTTGACGTTCTCAAGGTGGATTTCACGGGCATCGAACAGGCCATGTCCGGGGCTGTCTTCCACCACTTCCCGGAAGTAGTAATTCACCCCGAGGAAATCCAGTTTCGCGCTGATGGTGTCAAGGTCGCCGTCTTGCACGTCGGGCACGTGCTGGCCGTAGCGCTCCCACACGTCCTGCGGGTAGCCTCTGCCGTACAGGGGATCGAGGTACCAGCGGTTGCGGAAACCGTCGTGGCGTCTGGCTGCAAGGATGTCTCTGGGCTGTTCGGAGTGCGGGTAAACCGGGTGGAGGCTCAGGGTGATGCCCACTTGCGCGTCAGGTCGGCTGTGTTCGCGCAGCACCGGCACAGCAAGACCGTGTGACAGGTACACGTGGTGCAGGGCTTGCAGGGCCGAGTGCAAATCCTGAATGCCGGGGGCGTGAGCGCCGTACAGGTGACCCATGATGGCGGTGCAGAACGGTTCGTTGTGGGTGATCCAGTTCGTGACCCGGTCCCCGAGTTTTTCGGCCATGGTGCGGGCATAATCCGCGAAGTGGTAAGCGGTGTCTCTGGAGACCCATCCCCCCTGGTCTTGCAGGGCTTGCGGCAAATCCCAGTGGTAGAGGGTCACGAACGGTTCGAGGTTCCTTTGCAGCAAGCCGTCCACCAGACGGTCATAGAAATCCAGACCCTTGGCGTTCACGGCTCCGGTTCCGGCAGGAATCACCCTTGGCCATGAGATGGAGAAGCGGTAACTGTTGAGGCCCAGGTCCTGCATCAAATCGAGGTCTTCTTGCCAGCGGTGGTAGTGGTCGCAGGCCACATCTGCGTGGTCTCCCCCTTTGATTTTGCCGGGGGTGTGGGAGAAGGTGTCCCAGATGCTGAGGCCTTTGCCGTCTTCGAAGGCCGCCCCTTCAATCTGGTGGCTTGAGGTGGCAGAACCCCACTTGAAGGTGGATGGAAAGAGGTCACGTGAAAGGGTCATGTCAGGCTCCTTGGAATGGATTTATAAGGGTGGCTGCCAGTGGAAGGTCGCCACGGACTGTGCAGGAAGGCTGTACTGGAAATGCTGTCCGGCATTCACCTGGAAAGAGAGCGGAGTGTTCTGGGGGTTCATCACGATGAGGGCCAGAGAGCCGTCAGGGTTCTGGAAGGCCACCGATTCCCACTCGCCGGGCTTGGTGGTGGACTCAATGCGTTTGGCCCCTTTGCGCACCACCTTGCCGTAATGGGAGAACAGGTACGTTTCCACGTTCTTTTCGAGGGTGCCGTCTTTGTGCAGGGTGATCACCCCGCGGCAATTCCCGCAGCCTCCATTGGTGGGGCCGTGTTCTTCGTCGAGGGCCAGATTCCACATCAACACCGTTTTGGCCCAGTTGCGGGTCGCGCCGATCAGCAGGTTCTGGGTGGTCCACATCAGGTTGTTGCTGAACTGCGGGGACCACTCCCCTCCCGAGCATTCGGTGAAGTAGGTGCCGAGCTCCGGGTACCGGTCGTGCACAATGGACTGGTTGCTGACGTCTCCGCCGTAGCAGTGCCATGCGGTGCCCGCCACACTCTGGCGCACTTTTTCGCTGGAGAGCACCGCCAGAGGGTAGTCGGGTTCATTCCAGTTGTGGTCCCACACCAGAATTCCGGTTTTCAGGCCCGCCTGATCCAGTGCAGGTCTCAGGTGCTCCGAAACAAAGCGCCCCTGCTGGTCGAATTCCATGCGCATGGTGGGGTAGCCGTAACTTTCGTGGTGTGGTTCGTTCTGCACAGTCACCAGATGGATGGGAATCCCGGCTTCCCAGTAACCCTGAATGAATTTCACGAAGTACTGTGCGTAGCTGCTTTCAAATTCTGGGTTGAGGCGACCTTTGCCAAGCCCATCTGCCGCGGTGCGGGAGTTGCCGACTTTCATCCACGCCGGGGCGCTCCACGGTGAGGCCACCACGGTGAGGTCCTTGTTGATGCCCAGAGCCTGTTGCAGGGTGGGAATCACCGCCTGCTGGTCCCTTTGCAGGCTGAACTTTTTCAGCTCAGGGTCAGTTTCCCCCCACGGCAGGTCGTTGTGGGTGTAATTCCCGAGAGCAAAGTCACTTGCCCCGATGGGGAGCCGCACCACATCCATGCCGATGCCTTTTTGGGGGTCAAAGAAACCCTCCAGCACCTCTTTTTGTTTTTCGGGGCTGAGCGAGTGGATCAGGTGGGCGCTGGATTCGGTGAGGGCTGCACCCACCCCTTCCATGGTCTGGTACTCGACCTCTTTGTTCACTTCGATGGTGGTGGTGAGGTTGGGGTCTTGAGGGGTGAAGTTGAGTTGCTCTGGGGTCAGCAGGTGGCTCTGGTCTCCGGTGGTCAGCAGCACCTGCACGCCGTTCATGGCACCCGCCTGTGGGTAAAGCAAGGCCAGAGTGAGGAGAAAGGCTGAGGCTTTCAACTGTCTTTCCCCGTGGAGAGCACGATGCCGTCGATGATGCGCCGCTGGAAAATCAGGAACATCACCATCACCGGGATGGTGGCAATCGCGGAGGCGGCCATGATCAGGTTCGGCTGGGGCACCCGGCTGTTGGCCAGCAAGGCCAGAGCCAGTGGAACGGTGTAATTCTCGGGGCTGGAGAGGATCACCAGAGGCCAGGTCAGGTCGTTCCAGTGCCAGATCAGGGCGGAGATGGCGACCACCGAAATCACCGGGCGGGCCAGAGGCAGGTTCACCCGCAGGAAGGTGGTGAAGCGGCTCGCACCATCCATCATGGCGGCTTCTTCCAGCTCTTTGGGTTGCGACATGAAGTACTGGCGCATCAGAAACACATCGAACACCGAGATGCACATCGGCACGATCAGGCCCCACAAAGAGTCGTACATCCCGAGCGATTTGGTGACCAAAAGGCGGGGGACCAGCAGGGCCACCCACGGAATCATCATGGTGGACAGCAGCACCATGAACAGTTGATCGCGGCCCCAGAAGGGAATGCGGGCAAAGGCGTAACCCGCGAGGGCTGCAAGGAACACTTTGAGGGGCACCACCACCAGCACCACCACGAGGCTGTTCACAAAGGCTTTTTTGAGGCCACTGGTTTCCAGCACCTGTGTGAAGTTGTCAAATGTGGCGTAGATTTTCCCGGTGGCTTGATCGGTGGGCAGGAATTGGGGCACCGCAGAGAACACATCTTGAGGGTGCTTGAGGGCGGTGGAGACCATCCACACGAAGGGTGACACCATGATGAGGGTGATCACGAGGAGGAGGGCGAACAGCACCACCTGCAAGAGGCGGCGTTTCTGGGCCTGGGGGGTGGTTTTTTTCTTCTGGTTTCGGATTTCATGGATCATGGGGTCCTCCGCTGCCGTGGGGGTGGTTCAGCTCTGGCGTTGGGGCAAAAAGCGGAACTGCAAGAAGGTGATGATGAAGATGACCACGAAGAGCAGGAAGGACATGGCGCTCGCTGCACCCATGTCGTTGTAGCGGAAGGCGTGGTTGTACAGGGAAAGCACGTAAGTCAGGCCCGACTGCTGGGGTCCGCCCAGTCCGCCTCCGGCTGCCCCAAACAGCACATACACCACCCCGAACACCTGAAAAGCACCGATCAGTCCGGTGACAGAAAGGTAGAAGGTGGTGGGGCGCAACATCGGCAGGGTGACGTGCAGGAAGCTCTTCCAGCCGTCTGCGCCGTCAATGGCGGCAGCTTCGTAGGTTTCTCTGGGGATGCTTTTCAGGCCGGACATGAAAATCAGCATCGCTGAGCCCGACTGCCATGCCGAGATGATCGCCAGAGCAGGCAACACCAGATCCGGCTGTCCCAACCAGTTCTGTCCGGGCAAACCGACTTTTTCGAGTCCAGCGTTGAAAAGCCCGTAAAGGGGGTCGTACAGCCAGCGCCACACGGTGGCCACAGCCGCTTCAGCAGTGATGACCGGCAGGTAAAAGGCCGCCTGAAAGAAACGTTTGCCTCTGGGGGCAGCGTCCACCAAAAGGGCCAGACCCAGAGCGGTGATCAGTCCCAGAGGGACAGCGATCAGGGTGTATTTGGCGGTGACCATCATGGAATGCCAGAAGTATGGATACTTGGTGCGGTCGGAGAGGAGTTCCTGATAGTTTTGCAGGCCCACCCACACCGGTTCGGTGCGCATGTCCCAGTGGGTGAAACTGTAATACAGTGCGGCGACGGTGGGGTACAGCAGGAACACCACGAAGTAAATCAGGACCGGCAGCACAAAAAGCAGTCCTGTCAGGCCATCGATGTTCTGGTGTCTGCCAAGCCACGGTTTTGAGCTTGGCTTTCTGGAGGTTTTGGAGTTCACAGTCATGGTGTCCTCTGGGGTGCATTTGGGCGGAGGGGGGTCCCTCCGCCCGGGTGGGTTCAATCGTTCAGCACAGGGGGAAACAGGGGTTCAGGGGGCAAATCACCAGCCCAGGACGGTTTTGGCTTTGCTGGCAGCGTCCTTGAGGGCTTTTTCGGCGCTTGCGCCTCCATCGAGGGCCTCTTCAAGGGCTTTGGCGACAATTTCATCGTTGACTTTGATCCAGTCTTTGACGGTAGGACGGGCCTGCGCGGTTTTCATTTGCTGAATGAACACGGCAAGGTCCTTGTCCCCTTTGAGCCAGTCGCCTTTGGCGGTTTTGACGTTGATGGGGAAGTTGCCCATCACTTGCGTGGCCAGCTTGGTGTTCTGCTCGGGCTGGGTGATGAACTTCAGCCATTCCCACGCGAGGGCTTTGTTCTTGGCTTTGGCGTACACCACAGCGTTGTCCCCGCCGATGTTGCTGCCGTTGGCTTTGCCTTTGGGGATCAACGCCACCCCGAAGTTGAGTTTGGGCCAGTTGGTTCTCAGTCCGTTCAGTTCCCATGGACCGCTGATCATCATGGCGACCCGTCCGGTCTGGAAGGCGTTCTGGCTGTCGGTGATCATGCGGGGGGAGTAAGCCAGCAGGTCCTTCCAGAGGTTCAGGGCGTCAATGGCGGGTTGCTCTCCGAAGGAAACGGTTTTGGTTTTGGCATCGAGCATCTTGCCGCCTGCGGTGGCCACGAAACCGGGGAACAGCCATGCGCCCCAGCCGTCCCCTCTGGGCACAGCGAAAGCGGCAATTTTCTTCTGGGGATCGTACACTTTTTTGGCCACGGCCAGCAGTTCATTCCAGGTTTTTGGGGGGTTGGGCACCAGATCCTTGTTGTAGTACAAAGCAACGGTGGTCTGGGAGAGGGGCAAGCCGTACAGTTTGGATCCCACCATGTTGGTGTTGAGGGCACCGCGGTAGTAATCGGCTTTGTTGATTAGTTTGGCAGGCATGGCGTCCAGCAGTTTGTCAGAAGCGAAACGGGCCACCAGAGGCTGATCGAGGTAGGAGGCGTCAGGGGCGTTTCCTGCTGCAATGGCGGTGTTGATTTTGGTGTTGAAGTCGTCTTTGGGCACCGGAACGATGTTGATGGTGGTGCCGGGGTGCAGTTTTTCGAATTCAGCTTTCAGGCCGGTCAAAACGCCCATGGCCCCGTGCTCGGGCTGGTACACCCAGAAGTCGATTTTTCCTGTGACGTTCTGGGCAAAAGCGGTGGAAAGGCCGAGGGTGATGAGGGTTGCAGCAACTTTTTTCATGCGTGACTCCTTCGACAGGAAGGGGGCATCCTGTCTGTTTGGGGATCTGGATTGAAGTGCTCGGGTTTGGGGCGTGTTTGCCCGGGGCAGCACCCGGTTGGGCCTGCCTGAGGAAAAGGTTTTTTAGGGGTTACCCGGATCTGGGGGTGATTTCGGCTTTGCTGGACTCGAAATCGAAAAAGTGCTCCACAGCGAGGCTGGCCGCCCCGCGGGTCCATGCATCAGGCCGGTGTTCAACCACAGTGATGGGGAGGTGGAGGGCGTCTTCGGCGTACACCCCTTGCTGGTAGGCTTCCCGCATGGGTCGGAAGAAAGGCTCTCCCCACGCGGTGCCTTCACCGCACAGGATGACTTGCTGGGGGGCCAGCAGGTTCACGTAAGAGGCGATGGCTTCCCCGAGGCGCTTTCCGGCTTCAGCGAGCACTTCACTGGCGGCTTCATGGCCGTTTTCGGCCAGTCGGACCAGTCCGGTGATGTTGGCACCCCTCTGCATGCCAGTGAGGGATTGGTAGTGTTCCAGAATGGCTTTTTCGCTGGTGTAGGCTTCGAGGCACCCGAGGCGACCACATTCACAGGGTCGCCCGTTCCTCTGGACGAGGGTGTGCCCGAATTCTCCAGCAGCCCCGTGCAAGCCGCGGTGGATTTTGTTGTCGATGACGATGCCGCTGCCAATCCCTCTGCCGATGCTGACGACAATGAAGTGGGAGAGGTGCCGGGCCTGTCCGTACAGGCGTTCAGCGGTGGTGTAAGCGTTGACATCATTGTCCACCCACACGGGGAGTTGGGTGTGCTGGCTGATCAAGGAGCTGAGGGAGATGTCCAGCCAGCCGAAGCGTGCGGATTTGATGCAAACCCCACGTTCAGCATCGATCAGGCCGGGCAGGCCCAGTCCGATGCCGACAATGCGCTCAAAAGGGGTGTTGGTGAGGATGGAGAGCTGGGTTTGCAGATGGTGAATGGCGCGGGCCACGGTCAGGGGATCGTGGTTGGGCAAATCCAGGGTGATCTCCTGGATCACCTGGGTGGAGAGGTCGGTGAGCACCCCTTCCAGCCGGTCCTCAAGCAATTTGACACCAATGGCATGGTGTTTTTTGTAGTGGATGTCGAGGGGAACCGGGCGTTTGTGGCCCACTTCGGTGAGGAGTTCTTCTTGCAAAAGTTCGGTGGTGACGGCAGTGATGGCTGCAGGACTGAGTCCGGTGTGTTCGCTGAGTTGACCGCGACTGGACGCGCCGTTTTTGCGGATGTGGTTGAGGATCAGGCGGCGGTTGAGAAGACGGGTGGTGCTCTGGTCTCCTTTCAGCACGGTCATGGTTGTTTCACCTCCCTGAGGTTTTTTTGGGGGTTGGTTTTGATGGGCATACTGTAACACCGCCCAAAAGCGAAGTCAATTCACTGAATGAACAACTGAAGGGGGTCTGAAGGTGGGTTTGCGCTCCTCTTCCACAAAAAAACCAGAAATTTATACTGGGTTCAGATATAAAAAATGTACGCGCCTACATTTTTGATTGACATGACAAATTCGATGCAAAATCCAGCGTTCCATACAAACAATTTACAATTCTGAAAGAAACAGAGGTCGATTCTCCCTCTTCCCACCCATCCCAGAAACCGCCAAACCGTTTGCGCCACCAAAGATTTCTCTGCTGCAACCAAATCCACTGTTTGAAACAGCTTTCCATTGCAGAACCCAAATGCTTGGCTCCAGTTCCGCCACAGAACATGGATTGAGGACCATCAACGTTCAAATCCATGTAAGGCTTTACAAAATCAGAACTTTGATGATCACTCCTGCCTGAAATGCATTTTTTCTTCTTGCCTCAAACAGAACCCGCCCCACTCTGTCCAACACGCCTGACAAGCACCACAAGGCACCACAAGGGCCTTCAAGAACATCATCCCTCCGTACAACTCTTTCCTTCCCTCGAAGGCCGAGGAAGGCCATAAGGCTCCTCAATTGACCAAGCTTGTAAGGCTTTACAAATGCGTACAGAATCAACTTTTTGAGTGGGATCAACCTTGTTCAGAAACCGAAGCAGTCAAAAACCACCCCTTTGGGTTCACTTTCCTCTGGGTGGACAGGTGGACTCCCTGAGCACCAGACGCACCGAGAACTCTGGTGAAACGAATTCCCGGCCAGAGAGCATGTCCAGCACCCCCTGAACAGTCACTTTTCCCATTTCCAGAGTCGGTTGGTGAATGGTGGTGAGCGGAGGACGGCTGTAAGCACTGGAAGGCAAATCATCAAAACCCACCACCGAAACGTCCTGTGGGACCCGCAAACCCTGACGGTAAAGCGCAAGTTGCGCCCCTTCTGCGGCCTGATCGTTGCCAGCAAAGATGGCTGTGAAGTGCACCTCACTGGCCAGCAGCCTTTCGGTGGCGTCCAGAGCGTCTTTCTCGTTGAAGTATCCCTTGACCACCAGATCTTCCTGAACAGGCAACCCGGCTTCCTGAAGGGCCTCACGGTACCCTGCCTCCCGGTCACGGGCATCGATGTGGTCGTCTGGTCCGGCAAGGTGCACGATGTGCTGGTGGCCCAGAGCAATCAGGTGTTTGGTGGCCAGATGCCCACCCCGGAAATTGTCGATGTAAATGCAGTGTTTTTCATGTCCTGGAACTTCTCTGCCCACCACCACCACAGGGACATGGCGGGCAGCCTGCAACACCTGCTCGGTGCGGGGATCGCTGTCCAGCACGATGATGGCGTCCACGCGTCGGGACATCAGGTGGTCGATGGCCTGATAGTGCTGGTCGATGCGCCACTCCTCCGAAACAATGATCGGATGGTAATGGGTGCCCTGCAAGCCCTGCTCGATGCCCTTGAGGATCCTGCCGTAAAACGGAGAACTGATGTCCTGGGTGATCACCCCGATGGTCATGCTCTGGCCTTTCACCAGTGTCTGGGCCAGAGAATTTGGGCTGTAACCCACCTCCTCAATGGCTTTGAGCACCGCCTGACGGCGTTCTTCGCTGACCTTGCCTGTGCCGTTGATGATTCTGGAAACGGTGGCGGTGGACACCCCTGCTTTGCGGGCGACGTGTTCGAGGGTGACGTTCTCTTTCATGGGGGTTGTCTCTACCCTACCCGAGTCCATCGGGTGGGTCAAGAGGCAAGCGCTTGCCTGAAAAGCCCACTGGCCCGGTGCTCCAGACCGGATGAACCGGCATCTGGGACTCCGCATTCCAGATTTGAATGCGCTTACATTTTTTG of the Deinococcus misasensis DSM 22328 genome contains:
- a CDS encoding LacI family DNA-binding transcriptional regulator, which codes for MPKKTTLADVAERAGVSPSTVSRIINGTARVTQQTRQTVQEAIVALSYQPNVSAKGLVQGKTLTVGVVTHDLGCPYFGPALQGLQEALQGTEYMPIFLDAHWDKHLEERAIQRLLGRVDGLMVMGGLLGETRLQQIARQIPLIALGRSIPEFEHQCVQVDQYHSTRQLMDHLFSLGHQRIVHISGPQGHVDGQERLRAYQDAMLNEGLNADPDWVYTGDFQEATGLKAVQHWHEQHVQYTALFAANDQMALGARLALHELGIQVPHQVSLVGFDDTVAAAFAVPPLTTIRQPMHELGRRAGRALLQLMEGREVRLARVMPELMVRASTGPVPKAP
- a CDS encoding GH1 family beta-glucosidase, which codes for MTLSRDLFPSTFKWGSATSSHQIEGAAFEDGKGLSIWDTFSHTPGKIKGGDHADVACDHYHRWQEDLDLMQDLGLNSYRFSISWPRVIPAGTGAVNAKGLDFYDRLVDGLLQRNLEPFVTLYHWDLPQALQDQGGWVSRDTAYHFADYARTMAEKLGDRVTNWITHNEPFCTAIMGHLYGAHAPGIQDLHSALQALHHVYLSHGLAVPVLREHSRPDAQVGITLSLHPVYPHSEQPRDILAARRHDGFRNRWYLDPLYGRGYPQDVWERYGQHVPDVQDGDLDTISAKLDFLGVNYYFREVVEDSPGHGLFDAREIHLENVKRTHFDWEVFPEGLTALLKRIHEDYAPEKIYITENGATFEEEMVDGQVDDEDRRQFLEDHIQECLNVVQAGVPLEGYFAWSLLDNFEWAEGYDKRFGMVHVDFSTQQRTLKTSGNWYRDFLRIPVES
- a CDS encoding glycoside hydrolase family 30 protein; protein product: MKASAFLLTLALLYPQAGAMNGVQVLLTTGDQSHLLTPEQLNFTPQDPNLTTTIEVNKEVEYQTMEGVGAALTESSAHLIHSLSPEKQKEVLEGFFDPQKGIGMDVVRLPIGASDFALGNYTHNDLPWGETDPELKKFSLQRDQQAVIPTLQQALGINKDLTVVASPWSAPAWMKVGNSRTAADGLGKGRLNPEFESSYAQYFVKFIQGYWEAGIPIHLVTVQNEPHHESYGYPTMRMEFDQQGRFVSEHLRPALDQAGLKTGILVWDHNWNEPDYPLAVLSSEKVRQSVAGTAWHCYGGDVSNQSIVHDRYPELGTYFTECSGGEWSPQFSNNLMWTTQNLLIGATRNWAKTVLMWNLALDEEHGPTNGGCGNCRGVITLHKDGTLEKNVETYLFSHYGKVVRKGAKRIESTTKPGEWESVAFQNPDGSLALIVMNPQNTPLSFQVNAGQHFQYSLPAQSVATFHWQPPL
- a CDS encoding carbohydrate ABC transporter permease, which codes for MIHEIRNQKKKTTPQAQKRRLLQVVLFALLLVITLIMVSPFVWMVSTALKHPQDVFSAVPQFLPTDQATGKIYATFDNFTQVLETSGLKKAFVNSLVVVLVVVPLKVFLAALAGYAFARIPFWGRDQLFMVLLSTMMIPWVALLVPRLLVTKSLGMYDSLWGLIVPMCISVFDVFLMRQYFMSQPKELEEAAMMDGASRFTTFLRVNLPLARPVISVVAISALIWHWNDLTWPLVILSSPENYTVPLALALLANSRVPQPNLIMAASAIATIPVMVMFLIFQRRIIDGIVLSTGKDS
- a CDS encoding carbohydrate ABC transporter permease — translated: MTVNSKTSRKPSSKPWLGRHQNIDGLTGLLFVLPVLIYFVVFLLYPTVAALYYSFTHWDMRTEPVWVGLQNYQELLSDRTKYPYFWHSMMVTAKYTLIAVPLGLITALGLALLVDAAPRGKRFFQAAFYLPVITAEAAVATVWRWLYDPLYGLFNAGLEKVGLPGQNWLGQPDLVLPALAIISAWQSGSAMLIFMSGLKSIPRETYEAAAIDGADGWKSFLHVTLPMLRPTTFYLSVTGLIGAFQVFGVVYVLFGAAGGGLGGPQQSGLTYVLSLYNHAFRYNDMGAASAMSFLLFVVIFIITFLQFRFLPQRQS
- a CDS encoding ABC transporter substrate-binding protein, producing the protein MKKVAATLITLGLSTAFAQNVTGKIDFWVYQPEHGAMGVLTGLKAEFEKLHPGTTINIVPVPKDDFNTKINTAIAAGNAPDASYLDQPLVARFASDKLLDAMPAKLINKADYYRGALNTNMVGSKLYGLPLSQTTVALYYNKDLVPNPPKTWNELLAVAKKVYDPQKKIAAFAVPRGDGWGAWLFPGFVATAGGKMLDAKTKTVSFGEQPAIDALNLWKDLLAYSPRMITDSQNAFQTGRVAMMISGPWELNGLRTNWPKLNFGVALIPKGKANGSNIGGDNAVVYAKAKNKALAWEWLKFITQPEQNTKLATQVMGNFPINVKTAKGDWLKGDKDLAVFIQQMKTAQARPTVKDWIKVNDEIVAKALEEALDGGASAEKALKDAASKAKTVLGW
- a CDS encoding ROK family transcriptional regulator encodes the protein MTVLKGDQSTTRLLNRRLILNHIRKNGASSRGQLSEHTGLSPAAITAVTTELLQEELLTEVGHKRPVPLDIHYKKHHAIGVKLLEDRLEGVLTDLSTQVIQEITLDLPNHDPLTVARAIHHLQTQLSILTNTPFERIVGIGLGLPGLIDAERGVCIKSARFGWLDISLSSLISQHTQLPVWVDNDVNAYTTAERLYGQARHLSHFIVVSIGRGIGSGIVIDNKIHRGLHGAAGEFGHTLVQRNGRPCECGRLGCLEAYTSEKAILEHYQSLTGMQRGANITGLVRLAENGHEAASEVLAEAGKRLGEAIASYVNLLAPQQVILCGEGTAWGEPFFRPMREAYQQGVYAEDALHLPITVVEHRPDAWTRGAASLAVEHFFDFESSKAEITPRSG
- a CDS encoding LacI family DNA-binding transcriptional regulator, with amino-acid sequence MKENVTLEHVARKAGVSTATVSRIINGTGKVSEERRQAVLKAIEEVGYSPNSLAQTLVKGQSMTIGVITQDISSPFYGRILKGIEQGLQGTHYHPIIVSEEWRIDQHYQAIDHLMSRRVDAIIVLDSDPRTEQVLQAARHVPVVVVGREVPGHEKHCIYIDNFRGGHLATKHLIALGHQHIVHLAGPDDHIDARDREAGYREALQEAGLPVQEDLVVKGYFNEKDALDATERLLASEVHFTAIFAGNDQAAEGAQLALYRQGLRVPQDVSVVGFDDLPSSAYSRPPLTTIHQPTLEMGKVTVQGVLDMLSGREFVSPEFSVRLVLRESTCPPRGK